One Legionella lansingensis genomic region harbors:
- the ggt gene encoding gamma-glutamyltransferase: MSMLKFILFFLLIVSSIHAHDRFGPPPGYAVATAHPLATNAGLEILAAGGNAFDAAVAVSAVLAVVEPYHSGLGGGGFWLLHLEKEKKNVFIDGREVAPLAAHRDMFLGSDGNPVPGLSLNGGLAAAIPGEPAALVYIAKHYGRLPLKESLAPAIRLAEEGFIVDHQFNYFSTMDDRLQLLRRFPDTAAVFLNSGRAYQIGERLRQPDLARTLRLLVEQGHDGFYKGKVAEQLVKAVRAAGGIWTLDDLACYQIKVREPLQGAYHNMLIITAPPPSAGGVALITMLNILSAYPLQAFSKAQWVHYLTEAMRLVYWQREQALGDPDFIKIPLERLLSAENAKQLRSLILKDRATPDLGGKEITKLRNDNTSHISIIDKEGNRVSATMTVNFIFGSSVIAAGTGVLLNDEMDDFSAKPGARNVFGLVGSEKNSIAPGKRPVSSMTPTFLEMPGRVAIVGTPGGSRIPTMVLLASLVFNNYQGAISMVSAMRFHHQYIPDWLQFEPETFSPALQAELKKMGYKLMALKQYYGDMQAITWDKENNILTAASDPRHIGLAAAITLNSTGYGFNY, encoded by the coding sequence ATGAGCATGCTTAAATTTATACTTTTCTTTTTGCTAATTGTCTCTAGTATTCATGCCCATGATCGCTTTGGACCACCTCCTGGTTACGCTGTAGCCACTGCTCATCCTTTGGCAACCAATGCTGGTTTAGAAATTCTTGCTGCTGGTGGCAATGCTTTCGATGCAGCTGTGGCTGTTAGCGCGGTACTTGCTGTAGTGGAGCCTTATCACTCAGGTTTGGGAGGTGGTGGTTTCTGGTTGCTCCATTTAGAGAAAGAGAAAAAAAATGTTTTTATTGATGGTCGTGAAGTAGCTCCTCTGGCTGCTCACAGAGATATGTTTCTGGGTTCTGATGGCAATCCTGTGCCAGGTCTTTCTTTAAATGGTGGATTAGCTGCGGCCATTCCGGGAGAACCAGCGGCCCTTGTATACATTGCAAAACACTACGGCCGCTTACCTTTGAAGGAATCTCTTGCCCCCGCTATTCGTCTTGCGGAAGAGGGTTTTATTGTCGATCATCAATTTAATTATTTTTCAACGATGGATGATCGTTTGCAGCTGTTACGACGCTTCCCAGACACGGCAGCCGTTTTTCTTAATAGTGGGCGAGCCTATCAAATTGGCGAGCGTCTGCGGCAACCAGATTTGGCTAGAACATTGCGGTTATTAGTTGAGCAAGGTCATGATGGTTTTTATAAGGGTAAGGTTGCTGAGCAACTTGTAAAAGCGGTACGTGCGGCTGGAGGCATCTGGACTCTAGACGATCTTGCTTGCTATCAGATTAAGGTTCGTGAACCTTTGCAAGGTGCTTATCACAACATGTTAATTATTACCGCACCTCCTCCTTCTGCTGGCGGTGTAGCTCTAATTACGATGTTAAATATTTTATCAGCTTATCCTCTGCAAGCATTTTCGAAAGCGCAATGGGTGCATTATCTTACTGAAGCGATGCGCTTAGTATATTGGCAACGAGAACAAGCATTGGGAGATCCTGATTTTATCAAAATACCTCTTGAGAGACTTTTATCGGCTGAGAATGCAAAACAACTAAGAAGCCTAATTTTGAAGGATAGAGCTACTCCTGATCTCGGAGGGAAAGAAATCACTAAACTAAGAAATGACAATACTAGTCATATATCAATTATCGATAAAGAGGGCAACCGTGTTTCCGCAACGATGACAGTGAATTTCATATTTGGTTCCAGTGTAATAGCGGCTGGAACTGGGGTGTTACTCAATGACGAGATGGATGATTTTTCTGCAAAGCCTGGAGCAAGGAATGTTTTTGGTCTGGTCGGGAGTGAAAAAAATAGTATTGCTCCTGGAAAAAGACCGGTTTCAAGCATGACGCCGACGTTCTTGGAAATGCCCGGTCGGGTTGCTATTGTTGGAACACCTGGAGGTAGTCGCATACCAACGATGGTCTTACTTGCTTCATTAGTTTTTAACAATTATCAAGGGGCGATATCCATGGTATCTGCGATGCGCTTTCATCATCAATACATACCTGACTGGCTACAATTCGAACCGGAGACGTTTTCTCCTGCGTTACAAGCCGAACTTAAGAAAATGGGCTACAAATTAATGGCCCTAAAACAATACTACGGCGATATGCAAGCCATCACTTGGGATAAGGAAAATAATATCCTCACTGCAGCCTCTGATCCCAGACATATTGGTTTAGCAGCTGCTATTACCCTGAATTCCACTGGATATGGTTTCAATTATTGA
- the coaD gene encoding pantetheine-phosphate adenylyltransferase encodes MKHKVIYPGTFDPVTNGHVDIITRASKIFPELVVAVASNETKGPYFPLETRIELIKQSLGNLPGVVVLGFDCLLIDFVHQQKAGIILRGLRAVNDFEYEFQLAGMNRKLSKDIETLFLTPSEQVLFISSTLVREIAQLGGDVSQFVPPPVVRAFQQRQHKSV; translated from the coding sequence ATGAAACATAAAGTAATCTATCCAGGTACCTTCGATCCGGTTACTAATGGTCATGTTGATATTATCACACGTGCCTCGAAAATATTTCCTGAATTAGTGGTTGCAGTGGCGAGTAATGAGACTAAAGGTCCTTATTTTCCTTTAGAAACCCGAATTGAACTTATTAAACAATCTTTAGGGAATTTGCCGGGTGTGGTAGTACTTGGCTTCGATTGTTTGCTCATTGATTTTGTGCACCAACAAAAGGCAGGAATTATTTTACGCGGCTTACGGGCTGTCAATGATTTTGAATATGAATTCCAACTCGCGGGGATGAATCGTAAACTTTCAAAGGATATCGAAACCTTATTTTTAACACCATCAGAGCAAGTATTGTTTATTTCATCCACGTTAGTGCGAGAAATTGCCCAGCTTGGCGGTGATGTATCGCAGTTTGTGCCCCCCCCTGTAGTACGTGCTTTCCAGCAGCGGCAACACAAATCTGTATGA
- the lolB gene encoding lipoprotein insertase outer membrane protein LolB: MTAIKSTLFCSFLLLAACAPRPGMEVPSNFSGSNAANPVPGTTDTGKTETTAQTTNKTTGIAATPSTSTTAEATKSAATASAAAISSWEISGAMAARSKNKGWNASVNWMQRGLGQYQIRLFGPLGSGTVIINKQGGVVTYRDGPKSASSSNADELLKKETGIRLPVNNLYYWVRGLPAPGNIQSAKRDSANHLLVLRQGGYTIEYGQYKTIGNVALPSLIRLQGNGVFIKFVIKRWKI; this comes from the coding sequence ATGACTGCTATTAAATCGACTTTATTCTGTTCATTCCTTCTACTAGCTGCTTGTGCCCCTCGTCCAGGAATGGAGGTACCATCTAACTTCTCAGGAAGTAACGCTGCTAATCCAGTGCCAGGTACAACAGATACTGGCAAAACTGAGACCACAGCTCAAACAACCAATAAAACAACAGGAATTGCAGCTACACCATCCACGTCCACAACAGCAGAAGCAACAAAGAGTGCCGCTACAGCTTCAGCCGCCGCTATTTCCTCTTGGGAAATCTCCGGCGCCATGGCTGCCCGTAGTAAAAATAAAGGTTGGAACGCTTCTGTAAATTGGATGCAACGTGGCCTTGGGCAATATCAGATTAGATTATTTGGCCCTCTGGGTAGTGGAACAGTAATTATTAATAAACAAGGAGGCGTTGTAACCTATCGTGACGGGCCCAAGTCTGCTTCTTCATCAAATGCAGATGAATTGCTTAAAAAAGAAACAGGAATCCGGTTGCCAGTGAACAACTTATATTATTGGGTAAGGGGGCTTCCTGCACCTGGTAATATTCAATCTGCCAAGCGCGATTCTGCCAATCACTTATTAGTCTTACGGCAAGGAGGCTACACGATTGAATATGGTCAATATAAAACGATAGGCAACGTGGCTCTACCTAGCTTGATAAGATTACAAGGCAATGGAGTCTTTATCAAATTTGTCATCAAACGCTGGAAGATCTAA
- a CDS encoding ribose-phosphate pyrophosphokinase, producing the protein MSTMMIFTGNANPELALKIASHLQIPIGQATVGTFSDGETMVEILENVRGRDIFIIQSTCSPTNDNLMELLIMADALRRSSAGRITAVVPYFGYARQDRRVRSARVPITAKVVADMMASVGICRMLTVDLHADQIQGFFYMPVDNVYSTPILFEDIKQQNFSNLMVVSPDVGGVVRARAMAKQLNDADLSIIDKRRSGPNKAQVMHIIGEPAGRHCIIVDDIVDTAGTLCSAAQELKRNGAISVRAYITHPVLSGPAVENITNSALDEVVVTDTIPLSEAAKHCQKIRVVSLADMLAQAIKRVNVEESVSSMFVDKIS; encoded by the coding sequence ATGTCAACGATGATGATCTTTACCGGCAATGCTAATCCAGAGCTTGCACTTAAAATAGCCTCTCACTTGCAGATCCCCATTGGACAAGCAACAGTTGGGACCTTCAGCGATGGCGAAACCATGGTTGAAATCCTCGAAAATGTTCGTGGTCGCGACATATTTATTATTCAATCGACCTGTTCGCCAACAAATGACAATTTGATGGAACTATTAATCATGGCAGATGCATTGAGACGGTCGTCTGCTGGTCGAATTACCGCGGTTGTACCCTATTTTGGTTATGCACGCCAAGACCGCCGAGTTCGTTCCGCACGTGTTCCAATCACTGCTAAAGTTGTCGCCGACATGATGGCCTCTGTCGGGATTTGCCGTATGCTAACCGTAGACCTTCATGCTGATCAGATTCAAGGCTTTTTCTATATGCCTGTGGATAACGTATACTCCACACCTATTTTGTTTGAGGACATCAAGCAGCAAAATTTTTCCAATCTCATGGTCGTATCACCAGATGTAGGTGGGGTGGTGCGTGCAAGAGCAATGGCTAAACAATTGAACGATGCGGATTTGTCGATCATCGATAAACGTCGTAGCGGCCCAAACAAAGCCCAAGTAATGCATATTATTGGTGAGCCAGCAGGCAGACACTGTATTATCGTCGATGATATTGTGGATACTGCCGGCACGCTCTGTTCAGCTGCTCAGGAATTAAAACGCAATGGCGCGATCAGTGTTAGAGCATATATTACCCATCCAGTTTTATCAGGACCAGCGGTAGAGAACATAACAAATTCTGCCTTGGACGAGGTTGTTGTCACCGACACAATTCCTCTTTCTGAAGCCGCAAAACATTGCCAAAAAATCAGAGTAGTTAGCTTGGCTGATATGCTTGCTCAAGCCATTAAGCGCGTGAATGTTGAGGAATCTGTAAGTTCAATGTTTGTCGATAAGATCTCATAA
- the fis gene encoding DNA-binding transcriptional regulator Fis: MTTISNEAGDATMSLAESVTQSVQKYFAELKGTDPVDLYQFVLEEVETPLFRAVMEHCKYNQSRAAIMLGISRGTLRTKLRRYFDDKYVGTRD; encoded by the coding sequence ATGACAACAATCAGTAATGAAGCTGGGGATGCAACGATGTCACTGGCTGAGAGTGTCACTCAATCAGTGCAGAAATACTTTGCCGAGCTCAAGGGAACTGATCCTGTTGATCTGTACCAATTTGTCCTTGAAGAAGTTGAGACACCTTTGTTTCGTGCTGTAATGGAGCATTGCAAATACAATCAATCTCGTGCAGCAATTATGCTTGGAATCAGTCGAGGTACATTGAGGACTAAGTTACGTCGTTACTTCGATGACAAGTATGTTGGTACTAGAGATTAA
- a CDS encoding YdgA family protein has protein sequence MKKFIGLVVILAVLVLGSYYGMGYLTEQKVKESLNFVNRSDGLAATIVKYDRGWFTSTATLNWHIHIPEQTTQTNGKTETTPAQDYKMQMPVTIYHGPVIFSDKGVKFGLGYAHTALKMPAEYTQQFNTLFTSESTSPTVVIDFFVSYLGNSNVDMSVPAFKLFAKEGNATFEWLGMSTSTNFSSDLDKVGGNITIDGLSFKKDQVNTKMSTVTSEYNLHRTDKGLFLGDASLSFPSFVVMDSDKKLFELGQFDIHSDSDIENGLFNSHFKTSIEKIVANNKTYGPGSLEVAIRNLDADALARLNAQAQQVQQGTEAERQRAMLAMLPELPKLFSKGAEFEVTEMNFVMPQGTIEGNLMVSLPKGEMSNPFEIIQRVQGNGKLKVPAVVVKELFTESIKQRMMSPQGQQDDGDKQGITQQIQPQNSTDATAQAAANSSDVSQQAVALADKQLATLVQNGVLAQQGSDYIVEVSLNQGQFTINGKPYSPEMMKF, from the coding sequence ATGAAAAAATTCATAGGATTAGTGGTTATTCTAGCCGTCCTAGTCCTCGGCTCTTATTATGGTATGGGCTACCTTACTGAGCAAAAAGTGAAGGAAAGCCTCAATTTTGTGAATCGATCAGATGGGTTAGCTGCAACAATTGTCAAATATGACCGTGGCTGGTTCACGTCAACAGCAACATTGAATTGGCATATCCATATCCCTGAGCAAACGACTCAAACTAACGGTAAGACTGAGACTACTCCTGCGCAAGATTACAAGATGCAGATGCCAGTTACCATTTATCATGGCCCGGTTATCTTCTCGGATAAAGGTGTAAAATTTGGCTTAGGTTATGCGCATACTGCCCTGAAAATGCCGGCTGAATATACGCAACAGTTCAATACCTTATTTACCAGTGAATCCACAAGCCCAACCGTGGTTATCGATTTTTTTGTAAGTTATTTAGGCAATAGCAATGTCGATATGTCGGTGCCTGCATTTAAATTATTTGCAAAAGAAGGTAATGCAACATTTGAGTGGTTAGGGATGTCGACCTCAACTAATTTTTCTTCAGATCTCGACAAAGTAGGTGGCAACATTACCATTGATGGTTTGAGCTTCAAAAAAGATCAAGTGAACACCAAGATGTCAACCGTTACCAGTGAATATAATTTGCACAGAACTGATAAGGGTTTGTTCCTTGGTGATGCCAGTTTATCTTTTCCGTCTTTTGTCGTGATGGATAGTGATAAAAAGCTATTTGAACTGGGTCAGTTCGATATTCACTCAGATTCTGATATAGAGAATGGGTTATTTAACTCCCATTTTAAAACGTCTATTGAGAAAATTGTTGCAAATAACAAAACCTATGGTCCTGGAAGCCTGGAGGTTGCTATTCGTAATCTTGATGCAGATGCATTAGCTAGATTGAATGCGCAAGCTCAACAAGTGCAACAGGGTACAGAAGCCGAACGTCAACGTGCTATGTTGGCAATGTTGCCTGAGCTGCCGAAATTGTTTAGCAAAGGTGCTGAATTTGAAGTTACAGAGATGAATTTTGTAATGCCGCAAGGGACTATTGAAGGCAATTTGATGGTTTCATTGCCAAAAGGGGAAATGAGTAATCCATTTGAGATCATCCAAAGGGTTCAGGGTAATGGAAAGTTAAAGGTTCCTGCCGTTGTTGTGAAAGAACTCTTTACTGAATCCATCAAACAGAGAATGATGTCTCCACAAGGACAGCAAGATGATGGTGATAAACAAGGAATTACGCAACAAATACAGCCGCAGAATAGCACCGATGCTACGGCTCAGGCAGCGGCTAATTCCAGTGATGTGTCACAACAGGCTGTTGCCCTTGCTGATAAGCAATTGGCTACTTTGGTGCAAAATGGTGTACTGGCCCAGCAAGGAAGTGACTATATTGTTGAGGTTAGCCTCAATCAGGGTCAATTCACCATCAATGGGAAGCCCTATAGCCCTGAAATGATGAAATTCTAA
- a CDS encoding MFS transporter has product MNMLAMSQSTKVNRVNQLGFAWLVWGLAATFYFSDYMARVAPGVMHRSLQIDFGINEAGFGILTASFYVPYILMQIPVGLTVDRLSIRAILTVMSLITALGCGVFGLADGLAMASVGRMLIGFSAAFAFVSSLRLATSWFPPVMLGLLSGLTQALGMLGAAAGEAPVSFLVANVGWRHSMLIIAFLFIALAGLLYQFVQDKPGEKRHEMKKSEGEVRLSILRSLRIILTHRQTWLNALYAGFLFGPTAVIGEAIGPAYLQYGRGLTAHAAAFATGLIFIGWGISGPLSGWLSDKMGRRKPLMILSALFGVALTSIFVFYPHIDRTLAYVIFFVFGITNTGVAIAYAVSTEIHESNVIGTSIAFTNMISIFVGALMQPLVGRLVDLASGPRAYNVETLLLSDFQAGLKILPLCSLVALILAFTVKETYCKPIRKA; this is encoded by the coding sequence ATGAATATGTTAGCAATGTCTCAGAGTACAAAAGTAAATCGCGTTAATCAATTGGGTTTTGCTTGGCTTGTATGGGGATTAGCAGCAACTTTTTACTTTTCCGACTACATGGCGCGAGTAGCTCCAGGGGTTATGCACCGTAGTTTACAAATAGATTTTGGTATTAATGAAGCTGGCTTTGGTATTTTAACCGCTTCATTCTATGTCCCTTATATTTTAATGCAAATTCCAGTGGGCCTCACTGTTGACCGTTTGAGTATTCGTGCCATTCTTACGGTGATGTCATTAATTACTGCGCTTGGTTGTGGGGTATTCGGTTTGGCTGATGGTCTGGCTATGGCTTCGGTCGGACGAATGTTGATTGGTTTTAGTGCGGCATTCGCCTTTGTGAGTTCCTTGCGCTTGGCAACCTCCTGGTTTCCTCCTGTCATGCTGGGTTTATTGTCTGGTTTGACGCAAGCCTTAGGAATGTTAGGAGCAGCCGCAGGAGAAGCTCCTGTTTCATTTTTGGTAGCAAACGTTGGTTGGCGCCATAGCATGCTCATCATTGCCTTTTTGTTTATTGCCCTTGCCGGTCTTTTGTACCAATTTGTGCAAGATAAGCCAGGGGAAAAACGGCATGAAATGAAGAAAAGCGAAGGCGAAGTAAGATTAAGCATTCTTCGCAGCTTACGTATTATTCTTACTCATCGTCAAACTTGGTTGAATGCACTATATGCTGGATTTTTATTTGGTCCTACTGCCGTTATCGGTGAAGCTATTGGACCTGCTTATTTGCAATATGGACGAGGTTTAACAGCTCATGCGGCTGCATTTGCAACAGGTTTAATTTTCATTGGTTGGGGAATTAGCGGTCCTTTGTCAGGTTGGTTATCAGATAAAATGGGACGCAGAAAGCCATTGATGATACTTTCTGCTTTATTTGGTGTTGCATTAACTTCTATTTTTGTTTTTTATCCTCATATCGACAGAACACTGGCTTACGTTATCTTCTTCGTCTTTGGTATCACTAATACAGGCGTGGCTATTGCCTATGCTGTGTCAACGGAGATACATGAAAGTAATGTTATTGGTACGTCTATTGCCTTTACCAACATGATCTCCATTTTTGTGGGGGCTTTGATGCAACCATTGGTTGGTCGATTGGTGGATTTGGCCTCAGGTCCTCGAGCCTATAATGTTGAAACCCTGTTACTCTCAGATTTTCAGGCAGGTTTAAAAATCTTGCCTCTTTGCTCTCTGGTCGCTTTAATTTTGGCATTTACAGTCAAAGAAACTTACTGTAAGCCCATTCGCAAAGCATAA
- a CDS encoding SseB family protein — translation MNELELAIKKALDSAGGSVEANKAYLEFIKANFMIPVDKNSNPEQPEVLYFEQDGQFFLPVFTSREYFDKWAQDISTHINILMLSGVDLLKGIGEQVTVCLNIGSPIYKEFNPAELARMKGMVLKLFK, via the coding sequence ATGAACGAACTTGAGTTAGCAATCAAAAAGGCTTTGGATTCTGCAGGAGGAAGTGTGGAAGCAAATAAAGCCTACCTGGAATTTATCAAAGCAAATTTTATGATTCCTGTTGATAAAAATTCAAACCCTGAGCAACCGGAAGTCCTTTATTTCGAACAAGACGGACAATTTTTTTTACCTGTCTTTACGAGCAGGGAATATTTCGATAAATGGGCTCAAGATATCAGCACCCACATCAACATACTTATGCTTTCAGGCGTCGATCTATTAAAAGGGATAGGTGAACAAGTGACCGTTTGCCTAAATATTGGCAGCCCGATTTATAAAGAATTTAATCCCGCTGAATTAGCGAGAATGAAAGGAATGGTACTGAAATTATTTAAATAG
- the pdxH gene encoding pyridoxamine 5'-phosphate oxidase encodes MNHWQTLADIRREYGELSLSEESVADCPIAQFKQWFEEVLPGETTDPTAMVLSTVDDRGFPDSRVVLLKGLEHEAFIFYTNYQSTKALQLAHTPYAALNFYWPGMARQVRIRGRVKRTSKKQSDNYFYSRPRSSQLSAIVSVQSQEIPDRSSLEEALNKLIATYGQKPLLRPKQWGGYLVIPDEIEFWQGRDNRLHDRIFYYKKKGQWVHCRLAP; translated from the coding sequence ATGAATCATTGGCAGACCTTGGCAGATATCCGTCGCGAATATGGTGAGTTATCGTTATCAGAAGAATCAGTAGCTGATTGCCCTATTGCGCAATTCAAACAATGGTTCGAGGAGGTCTTACCTGGAGAGACGACTGATCCCACAGCGATGGTTCTCTCCACTGTAGATGACAGAGGTTTCCCCGATTCGCGCGTTGTCTTGCTCAAAGGCTTAGAGCATGAGGCTTTTATTTTTTATACAAATTATCAAAGTACCAAGGCATTACAACTCGCTCATACGCCTTATGCCGCGCTAAATTTTTACTGGCCCGGGATGGCTCGCCAAGTTCGGATCCGCGGTCGAGTCAAACGTACCAGCAAAAAACAGTCCGATAACTATTTTTATTCACGACCACGAAGTAGTCAGTTAAGTGCTATCGTTTCCGTACAAAGTCAGGAGATTCCAGATAGAAGCAGCCTTGAAGAAGCGTTGAATAAGCTCATTGCAACATATGGACAAAAACCCCTACTACGTCCAAAACAGTGGGGTGGTTACCTTGTTATTCCAGATGAAATTGAATTTTGGCAAGGCCGCGATAACAGACTTCACGACAGAATCTTTTATTACAAGAAGAAGGGACAATGGGTTCATTGTCGATTGGCACCATAA